A region from the Salinivibrio kushneri genome encodes:
- the aroG gene encoding 3-deoxy-7-phosphoheptulonate synthase AroG codes for MSVHPTDDVRIEQIKELLPPIAVLEKFPATDAAEQTVFAARQAIHQILNDQDDRLVVVVGPCSIHDPNAARDYAKKLKQLRETLSADLEVVMRVYFEKPRTTVGWKGLINDPYLDNSFKINDGLRLGRHLLLDIADSGLPAAGEFLDMITPQYMADLISWGAIGARTTESQVHRELASGLSCPVGFKNGTDGNIKIATDAIRSASSPHQFLSVTKYGHSAIVATGGNEDCHLILRGGKTPNYYAGDVDQICGALADAGLRQKLMIDLSHANSSKQYQKQKEVSEDVAGQIAAGNKAIFGVMIESHLVEGRQDLTDGQSLTYGQSITDGCIGWEDTERVLHQLAASVRARREKATPLSESA; via the coding sequence ATGAGTGTACACCCAACGGATGACGTAAGAATTGAGCAAATAAAAGAACTTCTTCCGCCTATTGCTGTATTGGAAAAGTTTCCCGCAACTGACGCGGCGGAACAGACTGTCTTTGCGGCGCGTCAGGCGATCCATCAGATCCTAAACGACCAAGACGATCGTTTGGTTGTCGTTGTGGGGCCTTGTTCTATTCACGATCCTAATGCGGCACGTGATTATGCCAAAAAACTTAAGCAGCTGCGTGAGACATTGAGTGCCGACCTGGAAGTGGTGATGCGGGTTTATTTTGAAAAGCCGCGCACAACAGTGGGTTGGAAAGGCCTGATTAATGACCCGTATTTAGATAACAGTTTTAAAATCAATGATGGCCTGCGATTAGGACGCCACTTACTGTTAGACATTGCAGATTCTGGTTTGCCAGCAGCGGGTGAATTTCTCGACATGATCACGCCACAGTATATGGCAGATTTAATTAGTTGGGGCGCGATTGGGGCGCGCACGACAGAGTCTCAGGTGCATCGCGAACTCGCTTCTGGGCTATCTTGTCCTGTTGGGTTTAAAAATGGCACAGATGGGAATATCAAGATTGCTACGGATGCGATTCGCTCAGCGAGTTCACCGCACCAGTTTTTATCGGTGACCAAGTATGGGCACTCTGCGATCGTCGCGACTGGAGGTAATGAGGATTGTCATCTGATCTTACGTGGGGGCAAAACACCTAATTATTACGCGGGTGATGTCGATCAGATCTGTGGCGCGTTGGCCGATGCTGGATTACGACAAAAATTGATGATTGATTTGAGCCATGCCAATAGCAGCAAACAATATCAAAAGCAGAAAGAAGTCAGCGAAGATGTGGCGGGGCAAATTGCAGCCGGTAACAAAGCGATCTTTGGAGTGATGATTGAGAGTCATCTCGTCGAAGGTCGCCAAGACTTAACTGACGGTCAGTCACTAACCTATGGCCAAAGCATTACGGACGGGTGCATTGGTTGGGAAGATACCGAGCGCGTCCTCCATCAGTTGGCCGCCTCTGTGCGAGCACGCCGCGAAAAGGCCACGCCACTCAGTGAATCCGCTTAA
- a CDS encoding DEAD/DEAH box helicase, translating into MQFDDLGLDRRLLSLIAHRGFEQPTDIQRQAIPVVMAGKDLLASSKTGSGKTLAFLLPAMQRVLRSKPLSRRDPRVLILAPTRELAKQVYGQLRMLTSGTNHKPALVLGGENFNEQAKVFRQSPTFVVATPGRLADHLEQRHLSLSGLEMLILDEADRMLDLGFKAQLDTVNQHADHRLRQTLMFSATLDHQQVTDIAAGMLKSPKRVAVGEIEALHSDIEQHFVLSDHLDHKHALLEQLVKANAHKQVMIFTATRADTERLAERFSQAGYQAIALSGELNQATRSRIMNEFERGFHEVLVTTDVASRGLDLMNVSLVINFDMPKHAEEYIHRVGRTGRAGQQGLAYSLVGPKDWRSFKNIEGFLQQKLDFTKIEGFEGKFKGFKEQKAKKSKPSDSVKHKKKPAKVQKKAPKKRDRSFYTNVPAGDAPLVKKKPKPES; encoded by the coding sequence TTGCAATTTGACGATCTGGGACTCGATAGACGCTTACTGTCGCTTATTGCCCACCGTGGATTTGAACAGCCAACAGACATTCAACGTCAAGCCATTCCCGTTGTAATGGCAGGCAAAGACCTATTGGCCTCTTCAAAAACAGGGTCGGGGAAAACTCTGGCGTTTTTGTTGCCAGCTATGCAGCGTGTGTTGCGTTCTAAACCCCTCAGTCGTCGCGATCCGCGTGTTTTGATCTTGGCGCCGACCCGTGAGCTAGCAAAACAAGTGTATGGTCAGCTGCGTATGCTGACTAGCGGCACTAACCACAAACCGGCTTTGGTACTCGGTGGCGAGAATTTTAACGAGCAAGCGAAAGTGTTTCGTCAATCGCCAACCTTTGTGGTCGCGACACCAGGTCGATTAGCTGATCACCTTGAACAACGCCATCTGTCTTTGTCGGGGCTGGAAATGCTGATTTTGGATGAAGCGGATCGCATGCTTGACCTAGGCTTTAAAGCACAGCTCGACACGGTTAACCAACATGCTGATCACCGTTTAAGACAGACATTGATGTTTTCTGCCACCTTGGATCATCAGCAAGTGACTGATATCGCAGCCGGGATGCTCAAGTCGCCTAAACGTGTAGCCGTAGGAGAAATTGAAGCGTTACATAGCGATATCGAACAGCACTTTGTGCTGAGTGATCACCTCGACCATAAACACGCGCTGCTTGAGCAACTGGTCAAAGCCAATGCGCATAAGCAAGTCATGATTTTTACTGCGACACGCGCTGATACTGAGCGTTTGGCGGAGCGTTTTTCTCAAGCAGGCTACCAAGCGATTGCACTCAGTGGCGAATTGAATCAGGCCACACGCAGCCGAATCATGAACGAGTTTGAGCGTGGATTTCATGAGGTATTGGTGACCACGGACGTGGCATCGCGTGGTCTGGATTTAATGAATGTGTCTTTGGTGATTAATTTTGACATGCCAAAGCATGCGGAAGAATACATCCATCGTGTAGGGCGTACCGGTCGTGCTGGACAGCAAGGGTTGGCCTACTCATTGGTTGGACCTAAAGATTGGCGTAGTTTTAAAAATATCGAAGGCTTTTTGCAGCAAAAACTCGATTTCACCAAGATTGAAGGCTTTGAAGGAAAGTTCAAAGGCTTTAAAGAGCAAAAGGCGAAAAAATCAAAGCCGTCGGATTCAGTTAAACATAAAAAAAAGCCGGCCAAAGTACAGAAAAAAGCACCTAAAAAACGTGATAGAAGCTTTTACACCAATGTACCTGCTGGTGATGCGCCTTTAGTCAAAAAGAAACCTAAGCCAGAATCCTAA
- a CDS encoding NUDIX hydrolase — MNDTIRYQWQKLSLVEAHTYTPDGQYHAHHVVRHPGAVVVLPLSDAGNILLLKQFRPAINQWIIEAPAGTLEAKEPPRDAAKRELEEETGYVATRWHPLGIAHPVPGFCDEVQYFYIAQALTSTETQLDDDEFIEPYWVSPPQLQALIANGQITDTKTCAIILRALCNGLIPTMDVECLKK, encoded by the coding sequence ATGAATGACACGATACGCTACCAGTGGCAAAAGCTCAGCTTGGTGGAGGCGCATACATACACACCTGATGGCCAGTACCACGCACATCACGTTGTGCGCCACCCCGGGGCCGTCGTGGTATTACCCCTGTCAGACGCTGGCAATATACTACTGCTCAAGCAATTTCGTCCGGCTATCAATCAATGGATTATCGAAGCGCCAGCAGGGACACTGGAAGCGAAGGAGCCACCACGAGACGCCGCCAAAAGAGAGTTAGAAGAAGAGACCGGTTATGTGGCAACTCGCTGGCATCCACTCGGCATCGCGCACCCTGTGCCCGGGTTTTGCGATGAAGTGCAGTATTTTTACATTGCCCAAGCGCTCACATCCACCGAGACGCAACTCGATGACGATGAGTTTATCGAGCCTTATTGGGTGAGCCCTCCCCAGTTACAGGCACTCATTGCCAATGGACAAATCACAGACACCAAAACCTGCGCCATTATTCTTCGTGCCTTATGCAATGGATTAATCCCAACAATGGATGTCGAATGCCTGAAAAAATAA
- a CDS encoding PaaI family thioesterase, which translates to MFSSPLARANQHLSLFGFLKVPMIGWCRPKILSIDDKHVTMRIPLGRRTKNHLNSMYFGALAVGADVAGGFLAMAMAEQRGVKISLAFKSVNADFHKRPEDDVVFTCFDGNKINQMISESIETGHRVNQPVTIVATCPSLHGDEPMATFELTLSVKKIDD; encoded by the coding sequence ATGTTCTCGTCTCCGTTAGCACGCGCTAATCAACATTTGTCGTTATTCGGCTTCTTAAAAGTGCCGATGATTGGCTGGTGTCGTCCTAAGATCCTCTCCATCGACGATAAGCATGTCACAATGCGAATCCCACTGGGGCGGCGTACCAAAAACCACCTCAACAGCATGTATTTCGGCGCGTTGGCGGTTGGCGCTGATGTCGCAGGTGGCTTTCTTGCCATGGCGATGGCTGAGCAACGCGGGGTTAAAATTAGCTTGGCGTTTAAATCCGTCAACGCTGATTTTCATAAACGACCCGAGGATGATGTGGTGTTTACTTGTTTCGATGGCAACAAGATTAACCAGATGATCAGTGAATCAATCGAAACAGGTCATCGTGTTAATCAGCCTGTCACCATTGTCGCCACTTGCCCGAGCTTACACGGGGATGAGCCTATGGCGACCTTTGAATTGACGCTATCGGTCAAAAAAATCGACGACTAA
- a CDS encoding efflux RND transporter permease subunit, whose product MKQGVAGYFIQNKVISWMITLIFLIGGTLAFLGLGRLEDPAFTIKDAMVVTSYPGATPQQVEEEVTYPLEKAVQQLTYVDEVRSISSRGLSQITVKMKPKYRSDDLPQIWDELRRKVHDARGALPPGVNPPQVKDDFGDVFGIMLAVTGEGYGYSELKDYVDFLRRELELVDGVGKVQVSGTQQEQVFIEVSIQRLSSLGIAPDTLFNLLATQNLVSNAGALRVGDEYIRIHPTGEFSSVDELGNLILTEAGSQGLIYLRDVAEVKRGYQEVPRQIISYNGKQALQVGISFADGVNVVEVGDKVDKRLAALNSDQPVGINVHHVYNQPNEVDTSVSGFVSSLGQAVAIVIIVLLFFMGLRSGLLIGLVLLLTVLGTFVFMYYFEINLQRVSLGALVIALGMLVDNAIVVVEGILVGLKRGRTRLQAAHDIVTQTKWPLLGATVIAVTAFAPIGLSEDATGEYCGTLFTVLLISLLLSWFTAITLTPFFASVFFKETPLDEGDEGSDPYNGILFVVYKRFLTACMHHAYITLLVMVVALGASIYGFGHLKQSFFPDSTTPMFMVDIWLPEGTDIRATQGTLDEVSSWLSKQQGVNYVSTSAGQGSQRFMLTYSPEKTYAAYGELIVRVDQYEHVKPTMGMVREHVRSQYPDAQLKLKPISLGPATGSKIEARIFGSDPTKLRAIAKQVEARLHQDPDAVNIRHDWRNRTKVLEPAFNESQARRYGITKKDVDELLTMTFSGKRIGVYRDGTNLMPIVARLPDEERVNINTLEGMKIWSPVLKDYIPLQQVILDYDMRWEDPIIMRKNRKRMLTVLADPDPLRETTAATLLSRVRADIESIPLPEGYSIEWGGEHESSQEAKEGLFSIMPLGYLFMFLVTILLFNSVKESLIIWLTVPLAVVGVTTGLLLLDTPFGFMALLGFLSLSGMLLKNGIVLIDQINIEVASGKQRYQAVVDAAVSRVRPVCMTAITTILGMLPLLPDVFFRPMAVTIMFGLGFATVLTLIVVPVLYRIFYQIRYHPE is encoded by the coding sequence ATGAAGCAGGGTGTAGCCGGATATTTTATTCAAAATAAAGTGATTAGCTGGATGATCACGCTGATTTTCCTGATTGGCGGCACCCTTGCATTTTTGGGCTTAGGGCGGTTGGAAGACCCGGCTTTCACAATCAAAGATGCGATGGTGGTGACCAGTTATCCAGGTGCCACTCCCCAGCAAGTGGAGGAAGAAGTCACTTATCCGCTGGAGAAAGCGGTTCAGCAGCTGACCTATGTGGATGAAGTACGTTCGATCTCCAGTCGCGGCCTGTCCCAGATCACGGTCAAAATGAAACCCAAATACCGCTCTGATGATTTGCCTCAGATTTGGGATGAGTTGCGACGAAAAGTCCATGATGCTCGTGGCGCGCTTCCTCCTGGTGTCAATCCGCCACAGGTGAAAGATGATTTTGGCGATGTGTTTGGGATCATGTTAGCCGTCACTGGCGAAGGGTACGGCTACAGCGAACTGAAAGACTACGTCGACTTTTTACGCCGCGAGCTTGAGCTTGTTGATGGCGTAGGCAAGGTGCAAGTCAGCGGTACGCAGCAAGAGCAAGTCTTCATTGAGGTCTCGATTCAGCGGTTAAGTAGCCTAGGGATCGCACCGGATACCTTGTTTAATTTGTTGGCGACACAAAACCTCGTGAGCAACGCCGGGGCCTTGCGTGTGGGTGATGAATATATTCGCATTCACCCAACTGGTGAGTTTTCCTCCGTGGATGAGCTGGGTAACTTAATTCTGACTGAAGCAGGGTCACAAGGGCTAATTTATTTGCGCGACGTTGCCGAGGTAAAGCGTGGATATCAAGAAGTACCGCGACAAATTATTTCGTATAACGGTAAACAAGCGCTACAAGTAGGGATATCGTTCGCTGATGGTGTGAACGTGGTAGAAGTCGGCGACAAGGTGGATAAGCGTCTCGCGGCGTTAAACAGTGATCAGCCTGTGGGCATCAATGTCCATCATGTCTACAACCAGCCCAATGAGGTCGATACCTCAGTCAGCGGATTTGTCTCTAGTTTAGGCCAAGCGGTAGCGATTGTGATTATCGTACTGCTCTTTTTTATGGGCCTGCGCTCAGGACTATTAATTGGTTTGGTGTTATTGCTGACGGTACTGGGTACGTTTGTATTCATGTACTACTTTGAGATTAACCTGCAACGTGTGTCTCTCGGGGCGTTAGTCATTGCCTTAGGGATGTTGGTGGATAATGCCATCGTGGTGGTCGAAGGGATACTCGTCGGCTTAAAGCGAGGGCGAACCCGTCTACAGGCGGCTCACGATATTGTGACGCAAACCAAGTGGCCTTTGCTGGGGGCGACGGTGATCGCGGTAACGGCGTTTGCCCCGATTGGCTTGTCCGAAGACGCAACGGGCGAATACTGTGGCACCTTATTTACGGTGTTATTAATCTCCTTACTGTTAAGTTGGTTTACCGCCATCACATTAACGCCTTTCTTTGCCAGCGTGTTTTTCAAAGAAACTCCGCTCGACGAAGGGGATGAGGGCAGTGATCCCTACAACGGGATTCTGTTTGTGGTGTATAAACGTTTTCTTACCGCCTGCATGCATCACGCCTATATCACCTTGTTGGTAATGGTAGTGGCATTGGGAGCCAGTATTTATGGCTTTGGCCACCTCAAGCAGTCGTTTTTCCCAGACTCTACCACGCCCATGTTTATGGTCGACATTTGGCTGCCAGAGGGCACTGATATTCGTGCAACACAAGGCACCTTGGATGAGGTGTCGAGCTGGCTGAGTAAACAACAAGGCGTCAACTATGTCTCTACCAGTGCCGGACAAGGCTCGCAACGTTTTATGTTGACCTATTCACCGGAGAAAACATATGCCGCCTATGGCGAGCTGATCGTCCGCGTTGACCAATACGAACATGTTAAACCCACTATGGGCATGGTGCGTGAGCATGTTCGTAGCCAGTATCCAGATGCGCAGCTTAAACTGAAGCCTATTTCCTTGGGGCCTGCGACTGGCTCGAAAATTGAAGCGCGTATTTTTGGTTCAGATCCCACTAAGTTACGCGCAATTGCTAAACAAGTAGAAGCACGATTGCATCAGGATCCTGATGCGGTGAATATCCGCCATGATTGGCGTAATCGCACCAAAGTTCTTGAGCCTGCGTTTAATGAAAGTCAGGCACGGCGCTATGGCATCACCAAAAAAGATGTCGACGAGTTACTGACAATGACATTCAGTGGCAAACGGATTGGTGTATACCGGGATGGGACCAACCTTATGCCGATCGTTGCGCGATTGCCCGATGAGGAGCGTGTGAATATCAATACCTTAGAAGGCATGAAAATATGGAGCCCGGTATTGAAAGACTACATTCCTTTACAGCAAGTTATTCTCGATTACGACATGCGTTGGGAAGATCCGATTATCATGCGTAAAAACCGCAAAAGAATGCTCACCGTGTTAGCTGATCCCGATCCGTTACGGGAAACCACCGCGGCGACCTTGCTAAGCCGCGTGCGCGCTGATATTGAGTCGATTCCTCTGCCTGAAGGTTACAGTATCGAGTGGGGGGGGGAGCATGAATCTTCCCAAGAGGCAAAAGAAGGCTTATTTAGCATTATGCCGCTTGGTTATTTGTTTATGTTCCTGGTCACCATATTGCTGTTTAACTCGGTGAAAGAGTCATTGATCATTTGGCTCACGGTTCCCTTAGCGGTGGTTGGGGTCACCACAGGGCTGCTGTTGTTAGATACGCCGTTTGGTTTTATGGCGCTTTTGGGCTTTTTAAGTTTGAGTGGAATGCTGCTTAAAAACGGCATTGTGTTGATCGATCAGATCAACATCGAAGTGGCCAGTGGTAAGCAACGCTATCAAGCGGTCGTCGATGCGGCGGTAAGCCGGGTACGCCCGGTGTGCATGACAGCCATTACCACTATTTTAGGGATGCTCCCTTTGTTGCCGGATGTTTTCTTCCGGCCGATGGCGGTGACGATCATGTTTGGGCTCGGATTTGCCACCGTGCTGACATTGATAGTGGTACCCGTGCTATATCGGATCTTCTATCAAATTCGCTATCACCCTGAATAA
- a CDS encoding efflux RND transporter periplasmic adaptor subunit: MRAIHGLIGVLAVGALFGCQPETESQPAPLPVVSTFTVSQQPLNERISFPAVAAAADKATLAFRVPGEIQAINVKAGDRVTQGQVLARLEPTDYRLAVENASARFDVADAQYRRSAPLVEKGMLAQSQFDELKAQREIAQAELALANLRLSYVALRAPADGVISKLNVEPFETIAPGQGIMNIHDASRADIRVQVPDVLFTQNTGASAEEVQARLKPNVLTQQGQSYPATIDEYTAEPDPSSGAFVVTLTMPMPQQQFILDGMPVQVSIAREGLQLTRTGLSVPIEAVFNQDGDPLDRAHSYVWIYDSRTQTVAKRRVTMGRIHGQRLEITHGVSKGDRIVVGGTNHLSEGQKVTLASKEENAS, translated from the coding sequence ATGAGAGCAATACATGGACTGATTGGTGTCCTTGCGGTGGGGGCGCTGTTTGGGTGCCAACCGGAGACCGAGTCTCAACCTGCTCCTTTGCCGGTAGTGTCCACGTTTACCGTGAGCCAACAACCATTAAATGAACGCATCTCTTTCCCCGCGGTGGCGGCAGCAGCTGATAAAGCCACGCTCGCGTTTCGCGTACCGGGGGAAATTCAAGCGATCAATGTCAAAGCGGGTGATCGCGTGACGCAGGGACAGGTATTGGCACGTTTGGAGCCGACCGATTACCGCTTAGCGGTAGAGAATGCCAGTGCACGTTTTGACGTGGCCGATGCGCAGTATCGCCGCTCAGCCCCCCTGGTAGAGAAAGGTATGCTTGCCCAATCACAATTTGATGAATTAAAAGCGCAGCGTGAAATTGCGCAAGCGGAGCTGGCACTGGCCAATCTTCGTTTGTCTTATGTTGCGCTCAGAGCGCCAGCTGACGGGGTGATATCTAAGCTGAATGTTGAGCCATTTGAAACCATCGCGCCAGGACAAGGGATCATGAACATTCATGATGCTTCACGTGCTGATATTCGTGTACAAGTGCCGGATGTGTTATTCACCCAAAACACGGGCGCGAGCGCAGAAGAAGTGCAAGCGCGACTCAAACCGAACGTCTTAACTCAGCAAGGGCAGTCTTACCCCGCCACCATCGATGAATACACGGCAGAGCCGGATCCGAGCAGTGGTGCTTTTGTGGTGACGCTCACCATGCCAATGCCGCAGCAGCAGTTTATTTTAGATGGTATGCCCGTACAGGTCAGTATCGCTCGGGAAGGACTACAACTGACACGCACCGGGCTCTCTGTGCCAATCGAAGCGGTGTTTAATCAAGACGGCGATCCACTGGATAGAGCCCATAGCTATGTATGGATTTATGACAGTCGCACGCAAACCGTGGCGAAACGGCGGGTAACGATGGGGCGTATTCATGGCCAGCGGCTAGAAATCACCCATGGTGTGTCTAAAGGGGATCGTATCGTGGTGGGAGGAACCAATCACCTATCTGAGGGGCAAAAAGTGACGCTGGCATCGAAAGAGGAAAACGCATCATGA
- a CDS encoding efflux RND transporter periplasmic adaptor subunit yields the protein MIMRFVLSGCLALSLAGCGEPKVSAPSETPPRPAKLLAVVTNEDGLARQFPAQVEADDKALLSFRVSGVIESMPIKAGMDVAKGQVLAALDSQQYQLQLDKARAQYQLAQVQFNRAERLHNNKVIAEQRFDEARSALSEAAAGLEQAQTNLNYTQLKAPYAGTVSLRMKEENEFAQAQAPVLHIQSKDIINVSFQLPERYFHYFAQHADNLVPSVSFDTHPSRQFPAQFKEIDTEADPKTASYHVTVSLNRPDAINVLPGMAAKVHATIPTKSQTQVPQSAVLETNEGTAVWRVGDNGEVKLTPVTLREGKVISGLENGEVIVATGVSALKEGDRVKAWVKERGL from the coding sequence ATGATAATGCGTTTTGTATTGAGCGGTTGCCTCGCTCTCTCCCTAGCTGGCTGTGGTGAGCCGAAGGTGTCAGCACCGTCTGAAACACCGCCTCGGCCAGCAAAATTACTGGCGGTAGTGACGAATGAAGATGGACTCGCCCGCCAATTTCCTGCCCAAGTTGAAGCGGATGATAAAGCCTTGCTCTCATTTCGTGTATCAGGCGTGATTGAGTCAATGCCGATAAAAGCAGGTATGGATGTTGCGAAAGGGCAAGTCCTGGCGGCGTTAGACAGCCAGCAATATCAGCTGCAATTGGATAAGGCGCGTGCGCAATATCAGCTTGCTCAGGTACAGTTTAACCGTGCCGAACGCCTGCACAATAATAAAGTGATCGCCGAGCAAAGGTTCGATGAAGCCCGCTCGGCACTCAGTGAAGCGGCGGCTGGTCTAGAGCAAGCGCAGACAAATCTGAATTATACGCAACTAAAAGCGCCGTATGCGGGGACGGTCTCACTCCGAATGAAAGAGGAGAATGAATTCGCACAAGCACAAGCGCCAGTGCTACACATTCAATCCAAAGACATCATTAATGTCAGCTTTCAATTGCCAGAACGCTATTTCCATTACTTTGCACAGCATGCGGATAATTTGGTCCCAAGCGTATCATTTGACACCCACCCATCACGCCAGTTTCCCGCGCAGTTTAAGGAAATTGATACAGAGGCGGATCCTAAAACGGCGTCTTACCATGTCACTGTGAGTTTAAATCGACCTGACGCCATCAATGTTTTGCCGGGAATGGCAGCAAAAGTGCATGCCACCATTCCTACTAAGTCGCAAACGCAAGTGCCTCAGTCTGCCGTGCTCGAGACGAATGAGGGAACGGCCGTATGGCGCGTTGGTGATAACGGTGAAGTTAAGCTAACCCCAGTCACCTTGCGTGAAGGAAAAGTCATTTCGGGCCTAGAAAATGGTGAGGTGATTGTGGCAACTGGCGTCAGTGCGCTGAAAGAGGGTGACCGTGTGAAAGCATGGGTGAAGGAGAGAGGATTATGA